A window of the Emys orbicularis isolate rEmyOrb1 chromosome 1, rEmyOrb1.hap1, whole genome shotgun sequence genome harbors these coding sequences:
- the ICOSLG gene encoding ICOS ligand, whose product MELRSSGLWLLFLCALGCVTAEEDKKVISTIGSTAELSCIYTPEKKFILNKLRVFWQIADGSKPCSVVHTFNSGHENQSEQCADFRNRTRLFQDKLENGIFSLLLLNVSLRDEHTYRCIVQKKDVVFRVIHNADVALKVAANNSLPVLSGPIRIHPNIGEEVTLSCNYSQGYPKPNIYWINRTDNSTLHPSSLKIIQDNDGTYSVFSTLKIEANSDIKVGCIIENELLQQNLTILYSENVTNSNSTRSNLLDLNEPGAQAGGVLAIAIVLAGLAVLTCWLWKRKFSHRRSYADVQQNEDGAQHNNSEHTFKWEILREFGQLVMYQENAEAKDAMLKPRTAALSATRMT is encoded by the exons ctcTGGACTTTGGTTACTGTTTCTTTGTGCTCTGGGATGCG TTACTGCAGAGGAAGATAAGAAAGTTATCAGCACAATAGGCAGCACTGCTGAACTGAGTTGCATTTATACTCCAgagaaaaaattcattttaaataagCTACGGGTCTTTTGGCAAATAGCGGATGGTTCAAAACCATGTTCAGTGGTACACACCTTTAATTCTGGTCATGAGAACCAAAGCGAGCAGTGTGCAGACTTCAGAAACAGGACTCGATTATTTCAGGATAAGCTGGAAAATGGCattttttctctgctgctgctaaaCGTCAGCCTGAGAGATGAACACACATACCGGTGCATAGTACAGAAGAAGGACGTGGTTTTCAGGGTTATTCACAATGCAGATGTGGCCCTCAAGGTAGCAG ccAATAACAGCCTGCCAGTACTAAGTGGACCTATAAGAATCCACCCAAATATTGGAGAAGAGGTGACATTAAGTTGCAACTATAGCCAAGGATACCCAAAGCCAAACATTTACTGGATAAATAGAACAGACAACAGCACCCTCCATCCATCATCATTAAAGATCATCCAAGACAATGATGGCACATACAGTGTTTTCAGCACACTGAAGATTGAAGCAAATTCTGATATAAAAGTAGGATGCATCATAGAAAATGAACTACTACAGCAAAATCTAACTATCCTCT ACTCGGAAAACGTCACAAACTCTAACTCGACCAGAAGCAATCTGTTAGATCTAAATGAACCAGGAGCTCAGGCTGGAGGTGTCCTTGCCATTGCCATTGTGTTAGCTGGTCTAGCTGTTTTAACCTGCTGGCTGTGGAAAAGGAAATTCTCTCACCGGAGATCATACGCCG ATGTTCAACAAAATGAAGATGGAGCACAGCACAATA ACAGCGAA CACACGTTTAAATGGGAAATTCTCAGAGAATTTGGGCAGCTGGTGATGTACCAAGAGAATGCTGAAGCTAAGGACGCTATGTTGAAGCCAAGGACGGCAGCATTATCTGCAACACGAATGACATAG